The genomic stretch TCCAAAATACAATGGAAAGGAGaattacatatttgtgtgtatgtgttttatatatatatatatatgtatatgtatatatacatacttctgGTATGTAACTCATCATTGGGATTGTGCTGCAGCCCATTAATTATATtctaatattataataatatatcacTGTAATTATaacatatacaatataatatattgtatactatattataattataatataattaatggGGTGCAGCATAATCCCAATCATGAATTGCATACCAGAAGTGATGTGAGAGACATCTTTGGAAAAGAGTACAGTTTGGTCCTATAGTAAGGATGAGGAATAAACAGATGGGCAGCCTAAGTACTGCATTCAGAGCCCAGTAATCCAGAGGATAAATTCCAGAATTaggtagatgatgatgatgatagagatgatgaagatgatggaggaggaggaggagtgatttacatgttatctcatttgatcctcacaccaaccctgggaggtaagtgctattattattcccaatttacagataagtaaacggagacagagatgaagtgatttaccaatcatacagctagtaattatctaaggcaggatttgaatgtggTTAGCTTGATTGAGGAGGACTTAttcaaggatatgaacaagagTTGCAAGATGGAAAGAGCTGAAACACTGGTAGAGGGAGTAACCACATGCATGAGAAGTCAACATAGTAAAATAGGGGAGTAAATACTGGAGAattaaggaaagggaaggaaaattatGCACAAGAATTTACAGAGTATAAATAAGTCAAGATTCTAAAGGTGTCCACCATCTCCTTCAATCAGTTTACATAGAGTACAAAGCCCCCCAAAGACACTGATGGGATAAACCAGGTGTTGTACCTGTCATGATCTCTCTCTGGGCAGACAGAGCACAATGAGTTCATTGTTCTCAGGCTAGAGAGCAAGGGACTATAGGTTTAAGTCTGGAACCTGTGAGCATTATCTAGTCCTATCTCTTCATTTTAGCTggggtaactgaggcccagagagattaaaagaCTTGCCAAGTCTGAGATTCTAGCCCAAATGCTTTAACTCCAGATCCAGAGCCCATCACTTCACTGGAGTTGTGTCACTTTGGGTGCATGTTGTTGACATATATTGGGAGGGGGGGTCATCTttttatctgtatctgtatcgTGTCTATGTGTGCATACATTGTGTTCACATGTCAGCATGTTTTCTGTGCAGACTGTTCATGTTCCTGACACTCAGGTCAGGGTACTTTGCTGAGCAAGCTGAGGCTCTGTCTTCTGACTGGACTGAAACCAGTAGAGTCCTCCtcttcccattgccccacaaggcTAGTGCTTTCCTCCAGGTCATAGTTCCACCAGACTACTGTAGGGGGCGCTGCAGTTCAATGAGTCATCTACCCCTCTACCTTCTGCATTTCCAATTAACTGACTGCAATGCTGTTCAGAAGCATTCTGTCTGCTTTCTTTATCCAGGCTGTACCCTGACCCCATCCCCAACCCAAAACCGCAGGAAGTATGCAAACTTCAATCTCACTAGGCCACTCCTTCTGAGACACCTTGAACAAGTCCTGACTCTCCCTGGGGCCTCCGATTCTTCCCCATCAGTAGAAGGTAGGTGTGGGCATAAAAGATCTCTAGGTCCCCTGCATTGAACAAACACTTAGCAAGAAATTAATTGTGCAAAGTTGTTTGCCccgtactgggaatacaaagatggaaAACAACGCAGACATAATcgttgctctcaaggaatttacaaagTAGTATATGGAAGGAATAGGAGATGGAAAgacatgataataataactgtcatttatatagcgattaggtttacaaagcacttggcatagtctattgatcttcacaataaccacGTGAGATAGATGCTTCAGCTTATTATTtcatccattttgcagatgatgaaactgaagccaacaggttaagtgattttcaatTAGATgttgtctaaggtccctttcaactcccaAAGCTATAATTCTATGACTTGTCAATGGTTACACAGTTACCATCAGAAGCATGAAGCATAAATACACTTTCTCCGAACCtctttgtttcattgttgttccTTTGGCTGGGCcctatgattttattgttatGGGTTGATCTGTGGTGAgtaaactccctctgccaatgtgCATGGACAATGGATCTACAACTTTGTCTCAGAGGATGGGCTGGGACGATtcaaggttaaataatttacccagggACACAGAGCCAGTGTGCATCAGAGAATGGACTTGAATCTAGATTCCATTGATTCAAAGGCTACTCTCTATTCTCTCTGAAAAGCTATTTCTCCTACTATACTAGGCATACACAAATAACTCATAAAGCCCTAAACTTTTTGGTAAAACCCCCAAATTCTTACTCTATGTTTACACCacacactatttgtgtgaccattggcaaagTCACTTGATCTTCCTCTTCattaaaacaggaataatactGCTGCTCCCTACCTTACAGGGATgtggtgaggaaagtgctttgtgaaccataaagtgctatggaaatttGAACCATGATTAGCATTACTATATAAGGGAGACTGtacaggaaaggtcaaactgaGAGATGAAAGTTTGAGTGAAATATCACTTCTTAGGTGGGTGGGGTGGCATTGCCAGGGAAGGCTTTCTAGAACAGGAGGCACCTGACTTGGGTTTTGAAGAGGACTTTAGCTGACAGATTTGAGGTGTGTGTGGCAGGGAGAAGGGGTGACAGTTAGGAAGAGACTCTCCCAAGCATGATACATGGTATGGGCAAAGAGGCATAGAAAAAAGAGGACGCAACAAGATCAGGGAACAGTAAGTAGATTAGTTTGGTTAGAACAGTGGTTGGTCAAGTAATTTAAGcactttgaatgccaggctaagaaatttgtatttcatcctaTAAATGAACTATAGAAAAAATAATCTACCAGCACTTAAAATTAggatgggagaggaggagagaactagttgcagggaaaccaattaggaggtttTTACTAATGTGCTCTTGTATTAGGGTGGAAACAGAAAGAAGGGCTATATTGGACGGGGATTTGGGGATGCTAAGTCAGGAGCAACTGATCTCTGATCCATTCTGACTCTGCCAACCCATGGTtgaattcttttcctctcattggaggtgagggtgggaggaggggaaggagaggtgaCAAGGTGAAGTAGGTAGAGAGCTGCACTTGGAGTGtgttcaaatcctttttttctccttgcttggctgtgactatgggcaagtcacttcatttcctgCACTTCAatcttctcacctgtaaaatgtaggTACCCTATGCCCATCCCAGAACAGGCATGAGATAATGCACATAAAGTACTCAAGAAGCCTTATAGCATTATATGTCCGTTATCATTAAAAGGCAGAACCAACAGGTataaattatcatctttattcagCACACCTGAGCAGACAACACTGCCCTAGTGTATAAATAGTCAATGACTGCACCACAAACCACACCTGATAAATACAGTCGCTgggctgtgtgtatgtgtgtgtgtgtgtgtgtgtgtgtgtgtgtttttcgcAAAGCAAGCCCTTATTTACAGAATAGATTACAAAAGTATTACAAAATGTGGTCCTGAACTGGGAAGCATGGAGGAAGTGGAGAGGGGGCACAGCCCCTCAAGAACAAGCACAGCCGTTCCTCactgaggggggtggggaaggggaccAGGGACCTGGGGCCAGGAACCTGTCCCCCTATGCCCCTGCCAGACACTGGGAAACCAATAAATTAatgttgggggaaaggggaaaggggaaaggagactgAAGCACATTCCAAAGAATCCTCAGAGGCCTTAGACTTGAATAAGATGGGCCCCCTCCCAAAGTCTAGTCTGAGTCCCCTGGAGCCACAGGTGGGGGCCCAGGATGTTTGGGAATGGCCCCACCTCAGAGGACCTGGTAGATAGGGTTAGGATTGGGAACGGGGCTGGGCCCAGAGCTGCTGTCAGCAGAAAGCTGGGTACTCCCActggggataggggagggaaTGTGGGCACCACTCTCACTCAGAGTGGTACCCTCCTGTGGGGAGCAGGGTGTGCCCTCTCCGAGGGGCAGTATGGGACATGCAGACCCCTCGGTGGAGATGCGCTCTACGATGCTGGAGAGGCAGTCGAGGCTAGACACAACCAGTCCTTTCCCAGGCTTGGTGTCTGTAAAGAAATGGCAGAAGTGGCAGAGATTAGGGATGACTGCTAGATTCTGAAGTCCAGGGATGGGATCTTGGGGAGCTCAGAGATCTCTGCTTTCTCTGCACCCCCGTTACCAAGATGACAGAGGCACAAACATCACCCATTTAATTGCATCTTACTGCTATTGGACCAGTTCCTTAAATTTTGTTGGTCTCAGGTTTTCCCCCCTCTAAATTGAGGGAACTGAAGTAAAAGCCCAGTAAAAGGATGGGTGAATCCCACCAAAAGTACATTGAATTATGGTCCTTCCCTCTCATTTTGGCAGGAGTCCAGACACAGGTAGACCTAGCTGGACAATGAATTTCAtatgctgcatttttttttcatgtatgtattttatacacTGCAGGCGCTTGGGCTGGGGCAGAAAACACTTGATACCTACCACTTGGAGAATCACTGTAGTAGCTGCTGTCATAGCCACCTCTATGCCTGGAGCTGCAAAGAGGGCCACTGTAATCCATCTGGAGACAAGAGAGCAGATCCTGTGTCAGGCCCTGTTCCTCCTCCCAACCCCTGCCCTTAACATGTCCAGCCCACCCTAGAGCTTCAAACAAACACAGATAtcacctcttcccttccttctggaGACCCCAGGAACTTCCCCAAACTTCCCACTGTAGGAGATCCCACGTGTTTCCTAGGGATGGGGGCTCAGATAGTTCATAGGAGCATTGATTTATGTCTAGCAGGCACCTTGGAGACTACCTAGCTCAAtcccttcattatacagatgaggaaagtgagaagtgacttgcccaaggtcacacaggtaagttaAACAATAGAATAAAGATCTGAACCAGTTCACTCTTTTCTGTAAGCCAGGCTCCTCCGCCCCCCTACAACTAGTATAGactagagacacacacacaccctccccagCATCACCACAAACTTTCCGTGTGATTTGGGCAAATCCTTACATGTTAAAGAACTACATAATTTCTAACAACTTTTCCAAACCTAGAAGTCTCTTTCTTCCATAAAGGTAAGTCTTCATCCCTACCATCCAGTGGTTCCTCTCCTCATCAACATAAAGATTGCCCCGGAAACCTACGTACCTAGGTAATTCATGGCTCATGGAAGGGAGGGTTTCTACGCCCCCTTTTAGACCTTTAGTAGTAACTTTCCTTTCACAACCCCCCTCCCTCCATCATTctcctgtccccttcccctccctccagcctTGCACACCGGCCCCGTTTGTTCTGCCCTCACCACCTCACCATGCCATCTGAGCAGTTGGAACGCGGGCTGGATGCATCCGAGTCTCCGCTGTAATGCTCAACCACGCGGGCTTGGGCTGTGCCCCCCTGAGGGTAGAAGGCAGCAGTGCTGCCAGGGGGTGCCCCGTCCTGGTCTCTCAGCAGCGCCTGAAGCCCCTCGATGTAGCGGATGGCGTTCCGCAGGATCTCCACCTTGGGCAGTCGCTGGTTGGGGTTGCTCGACGTGCACCGCTTCAGGGTCTCAAAGGCTTCGTTCACCTTGCTCAGACGGCGCCGCTCCCGCATCGTGGCTGCCTTGCGCCGGTCCGCATTGGTCGTCTTGCGTTTGCAAGCCTTACAAGCCCACAGCAGGCAGCGGCCCGCCTGGTGGTGACCGCTGGGCGCGCGCACGTGCTCATCCTCCCGGGAGCCCTGGCCTGCTGCGGGATGGTGCGCGTGTTCGTCGGGCTTGAGGAGCGCGCCCACGTGCACCAGGCGTGGGTCCAGGTCCTCGAAGAAGCGCAGGTCCGGGGAGTCAAAGCAGGGGTCATCGTAAAAGTCGTCGGCAGTGGTAAAGGAGCAGAGGGAGCCGTCGGGGCCTGCCAAGTCCATGTCCCGCAACGGCGGGGGCAGCAGCTCCATGGTCCTGCAAGGGATTGGGGAAAAGCTGTCCTCGATGAAGGGCTCCTGTGGTCCCCCTGCCCCGCTTTCCAGCTCGACGGCGATCAGAAGCACGGCCCCAAAGCGGCAGAGACACTGCCAAGCTTTTCTCGCTCGAAACCAGAGGGAAGGGACTCGGCCTTCAGCAGAGGTACGTGCCCGGGACAGAAGCTGCGAAAtagccaccccaccccacctacGCTACGCTACCTCCCCTCCACGCTTTACCAGGACAGAGCTGCTCCCCTCTGATACGCGTGTggggctccccccaccccttgttCCAGCCGCTCGCGCTCCAGGCTATTTATTCAGAGCCCAGGACCTGGAGTTGGGCTGCGGGAGGGGGCAGCCCCTGGAGGGAGGTAGCGGGGGACTCCCGGAGCCAATAAGAGTGATCCGGGATGGGGGGCGGAGACAGATGGGTCCGAGGATTTGGGAAAGAAGAGAcctaaaggggaggagaggggaggggagtgtcCCGGAGCCCGGGCTGAGCggcttcccctcctctcctctctgtctctacctcctCTCACCCCTCATACCACGCACTGCCCCACAGTCAGCTGGGCTCGGCGTCCTAGCCTCGGCTCCCTTAGCTGAGTCCCCCAGCGCTCTGGAGCCGGCATGCCCGCAACTTTTTTTCAGTTGCTGCGAGCACTGGGACCGCCTAATACAGCGGGTTCTGACTCCCTGGGGGCTCCAAGGTGCGGTatgggagatctgggttcaagtttggcTTATTAACTAGGACCTTTGGGCATGTCTCTTCTCGCTGTGCCTCAGTTGGCCCTTTTGTACAACGCGTGGGGAGGGTGTGGAGGAATAAAGGTCTCTATGGCCCCTTTTCAGCGCGGTAGCTGGGCGTAGCCTCCTAGGTTCAAGTCCCTTCTCTGACCCGTGTAGCCTGAACAAGTTTCCTAACCGTTCATTGTCCCTGTCACCTGTCCGAACTACAGAACAATTTGTCCGTCTTTACTGAGAGGGCAGTTTCTTCACCGGGAGGTCCTTCTTACACTGACGAAAAAACAGTTTCTGGAACAAGAACtaaaaagtcccttccagctctaactctaagCCAGGGGCGGAGATAGTGGAGGGGCGTGTGCGCGCCGGGGAGAGTTGCTTGGAGAACACTTCTGTAGCTTCTTTGGAAATCGCCTGCATTTGGGGGAGATGGGACTGGTCTTCAGGTGAAGTCACACCTTTTATGTCATCCCCATGACAGGGGAGCAGAACTATTGCCccagggaggcaggaagagatgGCAAAGGAAACGGAGAGAGGGCTTTGCTCTCTGTCCCCCAGATCCTGGCTCTCTGAAATAAGGGGAAAGTGGGCAAAGGGtaggcatttatgaagcacctctTCCGTGCAAGGCAATatactaagtcctggggatacaaagaaaggccaaaaaaccCAATCCGGGAACTCAAGCAGCAGGTGCGTCAAGCAGCTGTCCTCACCTCTTGTGGTTGATGGGGCCTAGAAAAGATAGGCCAACCTCGAGTCCATAGGTGTAGGCACTTGGAGTTCAAGTGTCTTTCTTTATGTCTCTCTTAAGAGAGACTGtatccgggcagctaggtggtgcagtaggtaaagcactgaccctggattcaggggggggctgagttcaaatccagacacttgacacaactagccatgtgaccctgggcaggtcacttaaccctcattgccccacccccaatttttttttttaaaagagagaaagactgtATCTTCAGTCTCTCTGCCTATCTCCCAGGCCCTTACCTCATTAGGGTAGGGAGTGCTGGGGGGCAGTGCTAAACTTGGAATCAGTAAATCTAAACTCAAATTACAGCCTTGTTACATACAGGTAAATGGATTTGGACAAGTTGTTTCCTCACTGGCCGCCAGTTTCTTTCATTGTAACAGAAAGGAATCGAACTAGAGTCTGTAAACTTGTTTTTACAATAGCTTAATATTTTTTAACAATACTTTTTATATTAAATTAGTTCCCTTTTCAATCTTATGAATTCTGTTTTCtgtatttaaagacattatttctGAAAGATAGCCATAGATTCACTAGACAGCCAAAGAGGTATTGACTTTTTTAAGCTAAGAATGACTGGACTAGGTGATCTTTAATGCTCCCTCCAAGCTCTCTATCCTCTGAAGATGGGAAAGCAAATTGTTTTCCCTGGGAACTTCTCAGATTATTCAGTCAGGCCAAAGTCATTGGTTTGTCCCAGGACTCAGAGAAgttccctccccaaaacaaatgaaaaaaaaagatgcggTGGAGGAAGGCATAAcatttgggggaaaggaggaaaatcgGAAGCCTCCTCTGCCAGCCTCAGACCTACCAGCCAAGCTTAAAACTGTCAGCAGTCAGGAACAACTGCACCAAAAGTGACTTCGGCTTGCCACTGGCCAATAGGGAGTGGGGAAACCTAGGTTAGAGTCCCTTTAGGAGAGTCGATC from Dromiciops gliroides isolate mDroGli1 chromosome 6, mDroGli1.pri, whole genome shotgun sequence encodes the following:
- the MYOD1 gene encoding myoblast determination protein 1 — encoded protein: MELLPPPLRDMDLAGPDGSLCSFTTADDFYDDPCFDSPDLRFFEDLDPRLVHVGALLKPDEHAHHPAAGQGSREDEHVRAPSGHHQAGRCLLWACKACKRKTTNADRRKAATMRERRRLSKVNEAFETLKRCTSSNPNQRLPKVEILRNAIRYIEGLQALLRDQDGAPPGSTAAFYPQGGTAQARVVEHYSGDSDASSPRSNCSDGMMDYSGPLCSSRHRGGYDSSYYSDSPSDTKPGKGLVVSSLDCLSSIVERISTEGSACPILPLGEGTPCSPQEGTTLSESGAHIPSPIPSGSTQLSADSSSGPSPVPNPNPIYQVL